In the genome of Paenibacillus sp. FSL R5-0766, one region contains:
- the nagZ gene encoding beta-N-acetylhexosaminidase, whose protein sequence is MKPLNDLTLEQKVGQLLMCGFHSQHADEQITRLIRDYHVGGVIYFRRNVESVDQLTRLSAELQDMAAEAGALPLMISVDQEGGMVARIDKEGMTQVPGNMALGATGNPEYTLECAQILGRELKSIGIDMNLAPVVDVNNNPLNPVIGVRSYGEHAESVATHGVAAITGYQLQGIAATAKHFPGHGDTAVDSHLGMVTVPHDRNRLEQMELLPFRRAIEAGVDAIMTAHVMFPSIEPEPIPATLSHKVLTGLLREEMGFEGIIITDCLEMHAISKPYGVAEAAIRAVEAGADLILVSHTLQDQVAALEAIVEAVRTGRISEEVIHQAVERIMTWKKKRCGQQNDHLVSPKASETVEATDVEPVNCTESTETTDSSVPNELTLFKIASSSITIVHNDGLLPLDPEKDVYVIWPEVVQRTEVDEPWSHTESLGMALSQLRGRVREHKITTQPTYDEADRILADVSDREQVIVCTYTSGGHLPKGQQYLVEKLSKNHSLIVIALRNPYDLLEISRPGSYVCTYENTPAVVRVLSQVLTGGLQPTGSLPVRLR, encoded by the coding sequence ATGAAACCCTTGAATGATCTGACATTGGAGCAAAAGGTAGGACAATTGTTGATGTGTGGATTTCACAGTCAGCACGCAGATGAACAGATTACTCGCTTAATCCGTGACTATCACGTCGGCGGCGTCATTTATTTCCGGCGCAATGTCGAAAGTGTAGATCAATTGACACGGCTGTCCGCCGAACTGCAAGATATGGCTGCTGAAGCGGGGGCCCTACCACTCATGATTTCGGTGGACCAGGAAGGTGGCATGGTTGCACGGATTGACAAAGAGGGAATGACCCAAGTACCGGGTAATATGGCACTTGGTGCGACAGGCAATCCGGAATATACACTGGAGTGTGCTCAAATTCTGGGTCGTGAGTTAAAAAGCATCGGTATTGATATGAACCTTGCACCAGTGGTCGACGTGAATAACAACCCGCTTAACCCGGTTATCGGTGTGCGTTCGTATGGTGAACATGCTGAAAGTGTGGCCACTCATGGCGTAGCAGCCATCACCGGATATCAATTACAGGGCATAGCTGCTACTGCCAAACATTTTCCGGGACACGGAGATACCGCTGTAGATTCTCATCTTGGTATGGTTACAGTACCTCATGATCGAAACAGACTGGAACAGATGGAGTTGTTACCGTTCCGCCGGGCGATTGAGGCCGGGGTTGATGCTATTATGACAGCTCATGTGATGTTCCCTTCGATTGAGCCCGAGCCCATTCCGGCTACGTTGTCACATAAGGTGTTAACGGGTCTGCTACGTGAGGAAATGGGTTTTGAAGGCATTATTATTACAGACTGTCTTGAAATGCATGCGATATCCAAGCCATATGGTGTAGCTGAAGCTGCGATTCGTGCTGTGGAAGCAGGAGCAGATCTGATTCTGGTGAGTCATACCTTGCAAGATCAGGTGGCTGCGCTGGAAGCCATTGTGGAAGCAGTTCGAACGGGGCGAATATCGGAAGAGGTTATTCATCAGGCGGTGGAACGCATTATGACATGGAAAAAAAAGCGCTGCGGGCAGCAGAATGATCATCTTGTTTCGCCGAAAGCGAGTGAAACGGTCGAAGCAACCGATGTCGAACCTGTTAATTGCACTGAATCCACTGAAACCACCGATTCCAGTGTGCCCAACGAATTGACGTTGTTCAAGATTGCTTCAAGCAGTATTACCATCGTTCATAATGATGGGCTGCTGCCGTTGGACCCAGAGAAGGACGTATATGTCATCTGGCCTGAGGTTGTGCAACGGACAGAGGTGGATGAACCATGGTCCCATACAGAATCGCTGGGTATGGCATTATCGCAGCTGCGAGGCAGAGTTCGTGAGCACAAAATTACAACGCAGCCCACGTATGATGAAGCAGATCGGATATTGGCTGATGTGTCGGATCGTGAACAAGTTATCGTATGTACGTACACATCGGGAGGTCATCTTCCGAAAGGGCAACAGTATTTGGTTGAAAAGCTTAGTAAGAATCATTCCCTGATTGTAATTGCTTTGCGCAATCCATATGATCTGCTGGAGATTTCGAGGCCGGGAAGTTATGTGTGTACGTATGAGAATACACCCGCAGTTGTTCGGGTACTGTCCCAGGTGTTAACCGGAGGACTGCAGCCAACAGGAAGTCTGCCTGTCCGTTTGCGCTAG
- a CDS encoding response regulator → MNLTAMLVDDELPILENLNYILPWEEMGIEITGTARSGVEALGKVTESHPDILLCDIRMPSMDGLELIRLLREQGETCEIILLTGYQQFEYARTAIKYNVHEYICKPIDYLNLEHKLRELAGQIQKRRLENESQRCRSQEMESWIRHKQLIDLLRGEAPLKIAYPASVPEFITTSEPYTLLLVDAVGYFRHSIGWSELQHQRWHETVSSTLREVAERIEGDCQILSTRKGEWCILLEASGEWKRRSEELAHQLCLELNEILSMDSNVKVRVVQDAVPVNLESHILERYRHCQKILMSHSESEDGVLKASCPENTSSYDHTASKGANSWVTREDLELVTRWIRQGNKQGLRDVLERLKQRSGQSFNRIDETNLRFMLVHMLRELREVQALAEEHEVNYWNALQGAVSMRELLELAEVVTHACQGKQTQPRPSVSELILSACEYMDARLQQDLGIDEVSDWLGISPGYFCQLFKTQMGVTFVEYMTQKRMESAALLLSTTEWSITAIGEATGFKERRYFSKVFHKHFHMKPSEYRQSKQLGL, encoded by the coding sequence ATGAATCTGACTGCAATGCTGGTTGACGATGAGCTGCCGATTTTGGAAAATCTGAACTACATTTTACCCTGGGAAGAGATGGGGATTGAAATCACAGGTACAGCGAGAAGTGGTGTAGAAGCGCTGGGGAAAGTAACAGAAAGTCATCCAGACATTCTCTTGTGTGATATTCGGATGCCGTCTATGGATGGATTGGAACTTATTCGTTTGCTGCGAGAGCAGGGTGAAACGTGTGAAATTATTTTGCTGACCGGCTATCAGCAGTTTGAATATGCTCGAACCGCTATCAAGTATAACGTACATGAATACATATGTAAGCCAATTGATTATTTGAATCTGGAACATAAACTGCGTGAGCTTGCCGGGCAGATCCAGAAGAGACGTCTGGAAAACGAATCGCAACGTTGTCGCAGCCAAGAGATGGAAAGCTGGATCAGACACAAACAGTTGATTGACCTTTTGCGAGGAGAAGCACCATTGAAGATTGCCTATCCTGCCTCTGTTCCCGAATTCATAACAACTTCTGAACCGTATACGTTGCTGCTGGTGGATGCGGTCGGTTATTTTCGCCATTCGATCGGCTGGTCCGAGCTTCAGCATCAACGATGGCATGAGACCGTAAGTTCCACACTTAGGGAAGTAGCAGAGAGAATTGAAGGGGACTGTCAGATTCTTTCGACCCGCAAAGGGGAGTGGTGCATCCTGCTGGAGGCATCGGGGGAGTGGAAACGTCGCTCAGAGGAACTGGCCCATCAACTGTGTCTCGAATTAAATGAGATATTATCCATGGATTCAAATGTGAAGGTTAGGGTTGTTCAGGATGCTGTACCCGTGAACCTGGAAAGTCACATTCTGGAGCGATATCGGCATTGTCAAAAAATACTGATGTCCCATTCGGAAAGTGAAGACGGGGTGCTAAAGGCGAGTTGTCCCGAAAACACATCATCGTATGATCATACGGCCTCCAAAGGGGCTAACTCATGGGTTACAAGAGAAGATCTGGAGCTTGTTACTCGGTGGATTCGGCAAGGGAACAAGCAGGGGTTGCGTGATGTATTGGAGCGGCTTAAACAGCGTTCAGGACAATCCTTCAACAGGATAGATGAAACCAATCTTCGGTTTATGCTTGTACACATGCTTCGGGAACTGCGTGAAGTACAGGCCCTCGCTGAAGAGCACGAAGTGAATTACTGGAATGCACTGCAAGGGGCTGTATCCATGAGGGAACTCCTTGAACTTGCAGAGGTTGTTACCCATGCCTGTCAGGGCAAACAAACGCAGCCACGTCCTTCTGTATCGGAACTGATCCTGTCTGCATGTGAGTATATGGATGCACGGCTGCAACAGGACTTGGGAATAGATGAAGTCTCAGATTGGCTCGGAATCAGCCCGGGTTACTTTTGCCAGCTATTTAAAACCCAAATGGGTGTTACTTTTGTGGAATATATGACGCAGAAACGGATGGAAAGTGCCGCTTTATTGTTGAGTACAACCGAATGGAGTATTACAGCGATTGGGGAAGCAACAGGGTTCAAGGAGCGCCGTTACTTCTCCAAGGTGTTTCATAAACACTTTCACATGAAACCCTCCGAGTACAGGCAGAGTAAACAATTGGGTTTGTAG
- a CDS encoding sensor histidine kinase, translating to MNLRMKLALAFLLLIIVPMCALGIGMFLVTSHTIEKKYNQQAEYALQAISYNIENVFQQINNVTDNGIATSVFQMALNAKDPTKQDLGTGNQLSLNASQRNFRSLLYNYPFISYAFLYDLRSSENNQIVSIFTKENFQALPFQQFKVHPLFNEIQQLNGVPKWLAPLEYPELTGVEPVFTQIRLVKELSYFQNIGVLVVQIKKGEIDRIFRHLQISDSAQDTSFLLINEEGLIVYDPAGIYNGENMENLGAESGRYGPGFSSVRTVFDGKESILSQYHLKNYNWSLVSVTSWEALSAETNAFAGWSVIIILLCLLAAMIFNLFFMNRITGNIAVLVRFMRRVDDGDFNARVEGKGFDEMQLLAQGFNELLDRIGGLFRRVRAEQEQKAQAELRVLQAQIKPHFLFNTLESINGLALRGEGRKVSEMVTRLGNMLRISIQDQEEIPLGEEIRHLQSYLEIQQYRFSDLFTYEIDIPPHLYSSILLKLTLQPLVENSIQHGFEGITYPGILRISAYAERDYLVLCVEDNGIGIPQEMLARFEYMAEDPPEDMLAEGAESLSSITERRGLGLRSVADRIRIQYGAGYGIFICSAPGYGTVIRCIIPLYEQEEAG from the coding sequence ATGAACTTGCGAATGAAGCTGGCCTTGGCATTTCTGCTGCTGATTATTGTACCGATGTGTGCACTGGGCATTGGCATGTTTTTGGTCACATCACATACGATTGAGAAAAAATACAATCAACAGGCCGAATATGCGCTTCAGGCCATCAGTTACAATATCGAAAATGTATTTCAGCAGATTAACAATGTGACCGACAACGGGATAGCCACATCGGTTTTCCAAATGGCATTGAACGCCAAAGATCCGACCAAGCAGGATCTGGGGACCGGTAATCAGTTATCCCTAAATGCCAGCCAGCGCAATTTCCGTTCCCTTCTATATAATTATCCGTTCATTAGTTATGCCTTTTTATATGATTTGCGTTCGTCCGAGAACAACCAGATTGTCTCCATTTTCACCAAAGAGAACTTTCAAGCCCTTCCTTTTCAGCAATTCAAAGTGCACCCCTTATTCAACGAAATTCAGCAACTTAATGGCGTGCCTAAATGGCTCGCACCTCTGGAATATCCCGAATTAACCGGGGTAGAACCTGTCTTCACCCAGATCAGACTGGTCAAAGAACTCAGTTATTTTCAAAATATCGGCGTGCTTGTTGTTCAGATCAAAAAAGGAGAGATCGACCGGATCTTCCGTCACCTGCAAATCAGCGATTCGGCACAGGATACATCATTCCTGTTAATTAATGAAGAAGGACTGATCGTTTATGATCCTGCAGGGATTTACAACGGTGAGAACATGGAAAACCTTGGTGCTGAATCCGGAAGGTACGGTCCCGGTTTTAGCAGTGTCAGAACGGTCTTTGACGGCAAGGAGAGCATCCTTTCGCAATATCATCTGAAGAACTATAACTGGAGTCTCGTCAGTGTGACTTCATGGGAAGCCTTATCTGCGGAAACCAATGCCTTTGCCGGTTGGTCTGTCATCATTATTCTGTTATGCCTGCTCGCAGCAATGATCTTTAATCTTTTTTTCATGAATCGCATTACGGGTAACATTGCTGTACTTGTACGGTTTATGCGTCGTGTGGATGATGGTGACTTTAACGCGAGGGTGGAAGGAAAAGGATTCGATGAAATGCAACTGCTTGCGCAAGGGTTCAATGAACTATTGGATCGGATCGGGGGATTATTCCGTCGTGTTCGGGCAGAGCAAGAGCAGAAGGCCCAAGCGGAACTACGTGTATTACAGGCCCAGATCAAACCTCATTTTCTGTTTAACACATTGGAATCCATTAATGGGTTAGCACTGCGAGGGGAGGGCCGCAAAGTAAGCGAGATGGTGACCAGACTTGGCAATATGCTTCGTATCAGCATTCAGGATCAGGAGGAGATTCCGCTGGGTGAGGAAATCAGACATTTGCAAAGTTATCTGGAGATTCAACAGTACAGGTTCAGTGATTTGTTCACCTATGAGATTGACATTCCACCCCATCTATACAGCTCAATTCTGCTTAAACTTACCCTCCAGCCTCTGGTGGAAAATAGCATTCAACATGGGTTTGAGGGGATCACCTATCCAGGTATACTACGGATAAGCGCATATGCAGAACGGGATTATCTGGTGTTATGTGTTGAGGATAATGGGATCGGTATTCCCCAGGAAATGCTCGCACGATTTGAGTATATGGCAGAAGATCCGCCGGAAGATATGCTCGCGGAAGGGGCGGAATCATTATCGTCCATAACGGAACGCAGGGGATTGGGATTACGAAGTGTGGCAGATCGAATTCGTATTCAATACGGGGCCGGGTATGGCATATTTATATGTTCAGCACCGGGGTATGGCACAGTTATTCGATGCATCATTCCATTATATGAGCAGGAGGAAGCCGGATGA
- a CDS encoding carbohydrate ABC transporter permease, translating to MPKSIKSSIPHVLLMLYLIAILFPFLFVIFSSFKQDNNEIALNPFGLPTTWEFNNYVEAWVNAKIGTYFWNSLYISVLSSACTIVLGAMFAFAVTRMRHRRWSLFLYSLILAGMLIPNNALMLPIYLLVRKMGILDTHLALIVPYVANAIPFTIIILAAFMRSLPGEIEEAAVMDGLRAPGIFAKIVIPLTVPAIVTVFIVNFLGNWNEFLLANYFLSTDKLRTLPVGMVQFRDQYQMNYAQMSAGIVYSVVPVLVIYAILQEKIIEGVTAGGVKG from the coding sequence ATGCCGAAAAGCATAAAAAGTAGTATACCTCATGTGTTGTTAATGTTGTATTTGATCGCGATTTTGTTTCCCTTTTTATTTGTAATTTTTTCTTCATTTAAGCAGGATAACAATGAAATCGCCCTGAATCCATTCGGTTTACCTACAACATGGGAGTTTAACAATTACGTGGAGGCTTGGGTGAATGCCAAGATTGGCACGTATTTCTGGAACAGCCTGTACATTTCGGTTTTATCATCGGCGTGTACGATTGTGCTCGGGGCCATGTTTGCTTTTGCCGTAACCCGGATGAGACATCGTAGATGGAGCCTGTTTCTGTACAGTCTGATTCTGGCGGGTATGCTTATTCCAAACAATGCACTTATGCTGCCAATTTATCTGCTTGTTCGCAAAATGGGCATATTGGATACGCATCTGGCATTGATCGTGCCCTATGTGGCCAATGCGATCCCGTTTACCATTATTATACTGGCGGCTTTTATGCGTTCTCTGCCTGGAGAAATTGAGGAAGCGGCGGTCATGGACGGCTTGAGGGCACCGGGTATCTTTGCTAAAATAGTGATACCTCTTACGGTTCCGGCTATTGTTACCGTTTTTATCGTTAATTTCCTCGGCAACTGGAACGAATTTTTACTCGCCAACTATTTCTTATCCACCGATAAATTGCGTACGCTGCCAGTGGGCATGGTCCAGTTTCGGGATCAATATCAGATGAACTATGCCCAGATGTCGGCAGGTATTGTATACAGTGTTGTACCCGTACTTGTGATCTACGCCATACTGCAGGAGAAAATTATTGAAGGAGTAACTGCGGGTGGTGTCAAAGGTTAA
- a CDS encoding sugar ABC transporter permease produces MNTSLRSPLIYTLFVMPALILFVMFFLYPIGSSLYYSLTSWNGVSAEPRFVGLSNYVKALTDERFWISTRNNGFFIGFSVLIQVPLIVLFSLLIANVKRLKGLYKTAVFLPSIMSTAVIGILWGFIYEPNIGLLNKMLHVLGIDPIYWLSDNRFAMLSILVTNAWQWSGFYIVMVLAAILAIPRDLDEAAAIDGATAVQRAMRITLPLIRPIISVVIMLSIAGAMKAADIVIVMTKGGPAGSTEVLATYMIKYAITNFKYGYGNTIAVLIFALTLVLTAVYQLLVARRSEKVEY; encoded by the coding sequence ATGAATACTTCACTCCGCAGCCCGTTAATCTATACGCTGTTTGTAATGCCAGCCCTAATTCTGTTTGTGATGTTCTTTCTATACCCTATTGGTAGCTCCCTGTATTACAGTCTGACGAGTTGGAATGGGGTATCGGCTGAGCCACGTTTTGTGGGTTTATCCAATTATGTGAAGGCACTGACAGATGAACGTTTTTGGATTTCCACAAGGAATAACGGCTTTTTCATCGGATTTTCGGTACTGATTCAGGTACCCCTGATCGTCCTGTTTTCACTTCTGATTGCCAATGTGAAAAGGCTAAAGGGCCTGTATAAAACAGCTGTTTTTTTACCATCCATCATGTCGACAGCCGTTATCGGTATTTTATGGGGATTCATCTATGAACCCAATATCGGTCTATTAAACAAAATGCTTCATGTGCTGGGTATCGATCCAATCTACTGGTTATCGGATAACCGATTTGCCATGTTGTCCATCTTGGTGACCAATGCCTGGCAGTGGAGTGGATTTTACATTGTCATGGTGCTGGCGGCCATACTGGCGATTCCCCGTGATCTGGATGAAGCGGCCGCAATCGATGGGGCAACGGCGGTACAACGTGCAATGCGAATTACGTTGCCGCTGATCCGGCCGATCATTTCAGTGGTGATCATGTTGTCCATCGCAGGTGCCATGAAAGCAGCCGACATCGTGATTGTCATGACCAAAGGTGGGCCCGCCGGGTCCACCGAGGTTCTGGCGACATACATGATCAAATATGCGATTACCAACTTCAAATATGGCTATGGCAATACCATTGCAGTGCTGATCTTTGCTCTGACGCTTGTGCTCACTGCGGTGTATCAACTGCTGGTGGCGAGGCGGAGCGAGAAGGTGGAATATTGA
- a CDS encoding extracellular solute-binding protein, which yields MKKRMTLLLSLLLITSWTLAGCASSSNEPQQGAGNTPVEETSKEPVEMLLRHTQVGADKQKRLAILQDVVDKVEGEVPNLTFTLDGVESDVNRKEKLRGEMAAGNPPDIFELFGSPDSKVYAKEGMLLDLTPILQELGIQDQFTSLEPFTYEGKVYGLPIGGSGEGFFYNKEYFEQKGWKAPTTMAELDNILAEIKADGKVPLASASKAGWVPLMLTNHLWSRYAGPEITAKFATGEAKWTDPGVVQGFAKHKEWVDKGYFKKGELGFEYAEYTTQFTSGEAVLMYDGTWKSSVFKEGQSGESLIGKVGFFNMPPVENGAGDQTSLMRDVNNGYGFSAAVADDPQKLEAVKAFIKNFYNEDMQVRGLVEDGVLPAMKLDEKVLTDSITDDLMKEIVAVLNASKTSFPAFDALVQADVTTEISNLQIQKLIGGQTTPEKMAEELQKVQEEANASVE from the coding sequence ATGAAAAAAAGAATGACATTACTGCTTTCATTATTGCTTATCACTTCATGGACTTTGGCGGGATGTGCAAGCTCAAGTAACGAGCCGCAGCAAGGCGCAGGCAATACACCTGTGGAGGAAACAAGTAAGGAACCGGTTGAGATGCTTCTCCGCCACACGCAGGTGGGAGCCGACAAACAGAAAAGACTGGCCATTCTGCAGGATGTTGTGGACAAAGTGGAGGGAGAGGTACCCAATCTGACCTTTACGCTGGATGGCGTCGAATCCGATGTGAATCGTAAGGAAAAGCTTCGCGGAGAGATGGCGGCAGGTAACCCGCCGGATATATTTGAACTGTTCGGTAGCCCGGATTCCAAAGTTTATGCCAAGGAAGGTATGCTGCTTGATCTGACCCCAATCCTGCAAGAGCTGGGCATTCAGGACCAGTTTACATCCCTTGAACCGTTTACGTATGAAGGCAAAGTATATGGACTGCCGATTGGCGGTTCGGGCGAAGGTTTTTTCTATAATAAAGAGTACTTTGAACAAAAAGGATGGAAAGCCCCAACCACCATGGCTGAACTGGACAATATACTGGCCGAGATTAAGGCTGATGGCAAAGTGCCGCTTGCTTCCGCATCCAAGGCGGGCTGGGTACCTCTTATGTTAACCAACCACCTGTGGTCCCGGTATGCCGGACCGGAGATTACCGCAAAGTTTGCAACAGGTGAAGCGAAGTGGACCGATCCGGGTGTTGTGCAAGGTTTTGCCAAACATAAGGAATGGGTGGATAAGGGTTATTTCAAAAAAGGTGAGCTGGGCTTCGAGTATGCCGAATATACCACGCAATTTACGAGCGGAGAAGCGGTGTTGATGTATGACGGAACGTGGAAATCATCTGTATTCAAAGAAGGCCAGAGTGGTGAATCGCTCATTGGCAAGGTTGGATTCTTCAATATGCCTCCGGTAGAGAACGGAGCAGGTGATCAGACGTCTTTGATGCGGGATGTGAACAATGGATACGGATTCTCGGCAGCAGTGGCGGATGACCCGCAGAAGCTGGAAGCAGTGAAAGCTTTTATCAAAAATTTCTACAATGAAGATATGCAGGTCCGTGGTCTTGTGGAAGACGGTGTGTTGCCTGCGATGAAGCTGGACGAGAAAGTGCTGACCGACAGCATTACCGATGATCTGATGAAAGAAATTGTGGCTGTGCTTAATGCGTCCAAGACGTCGTTCCCGGCATTTGATGCACTCGTTCAGGCCGATGTGACGACAGAGATCAGCAATCTGCAAATCCAGAAGTTGATTGGTGGGCAGACGACGCCAGAGAAAATGGCAGAAGAGCTGCAAAAGGTGCAGGAGGAAGCAAACGCTTCCGTAGAATAA
- the pflA gene encoding pyruvate formate-lyase-activating protein, which yields MVNGHIHSLETFGTVDGPGIRFVLFMQGCLLKCQYCHNPDTWALDGGKEMTLEEVLAEIEPYLSYYRSSGGGLTISGGEPTLQAHFVAEIFKEVKRRWGLHTTLDSNGFNEPERIHDLLDHTDLVLLDLKHIDDEKHIKLTGKSNERTLKTAKWLSEQGRKMWIRHVYVPGIHNEEEDLLNLGRFIGTLNGVEKFEILPYHQMGIYKWEALGKVYPLDGVPSPSEEEVERAYRLIEQGRQETAGVACSGK from the coding sequence ATGGTTAACGGACATATTCATTCACTCGAAACTTTCGGGACGGTTGACGGCCCAGGCATCCGCTTTGTGCTTTTTATGCAAGGATGTCTACTCAAATGTCAGTATTGCCACAACCCTGATACATGGGCGCTGGATGGTGGAAAAGAAATGACGCTAGAGGAGGTATTGGCTGAAATTGAGCCTTATCTATCCTACTACCGCAGCTCTGGAGGCGGACTCACGATATCTGGCGGAGAACCAACGTTACAGGCCCACTTTGTAGCCGAAATCTTCAAGGAAGTGAAGCGGCGCTGGGGATTGCATACGACACTGGATAGCAACGGGTTTAACGAACCGGAACGGATTCACGATCTCCTGGATCACACAGACCTGGTTCTTCTGGACCTCAAACATATTGATGACGAGAAACATATCAAGTTGACAGGCAAATCCAACGAGAGAACGTTGAAAACGGCCAAGTGGTTATCGGAGCAAGGTCGGAAAATGTGGATTCGGCACGTGTATGTGCCTGGCATTCATAACGAGGAAGAGGATTTGCTTAACCTCGGACGGTTTATTGGAACATTAAACGGCGTTGAGAAATTCGAAATTCTTCCATACCATCAGATGGGGATCTACAAATGGGAGGCGCTCGGTAAAGTATATCCACTGGATGGAGTTCCTTCACCAAGTGAAGAAGAAGTGGAGCGGGCGTATCGCCTGATCGAACAAGGTCGCCAGGAAACAGCGGGCGTGGCTTGTTCAGGTAAGTGA